Proteins encoded by one window of Acetivibrio thermocellus ATCC 27405:
- the bioF gene encoding 8-amino-7-oxononanoate synthase, whose protein sequence is MYDFQGALKDIKNKGLYREFRNVNAAQGPYTVIDGRKMLMMSSNNYLGLCDDIRLKRAAIESIRKFGVGAGGSRLTCGNFELHRELEERLAKFKDVESCIVFGSGYAANIGAISGIADKNWVIFCDRLNHASIVDGIRLSGAKLVVYKHCDMEDLESKIVRYHTGKSLIVTDGVFSMDGDVAPVDRIVKLAKKYNLMTMVDDAHATGILGEKGRGTSEYFGLKDAVDISMGTLSKAFGVEGGFVAGKRKLVDFLRHKAKSFIYSTAPPPHNMAAALEALNIIETEPQARKELAEKSVWLRNRLIEKGFNVPKGVTPIIPLMVGDVNTAVEFSMLLYNEGIYIPAIRPPTVPKGTSRLRISIMASHSYEDMEFALKNLVRFGRKLGIIP, encoded by the coding sequence ATGTATGATTTTCAAGGTGCTTTGAAAGATATAAAAAACAAGGGATTATACAGGGAGTTTCGAAATGTTAATGCTGCCCAGGGCCCGTATACCGTTATTGACGGAAGAAAAATGCTTATGATGTCATCAAATAATTACCTGGGCTTGTGTGATGATATAAGGCTTAAAAGAGCTGCGATAGAATCTATTCGTAAATTTGGTGTGGGAGCCGGAGGCTCAAGGCTGACTTGCGGAAACTTTGAGCTTCACAGGGAGCTGGAGGAGAGGCTTGCAAAATTTAAGGATGTGGAAAGCTGTATTGTTTTTGGAAGCGGATATGCCGCAAATATAGGAGCAATATCGGGAATTGCGGACAAAAACTGGGTCATATTCTGCGACCGTCTGAACCATGCCAGCATTGTGGACGGCATTCGCCTAAGCGGTGCAAAACTTGTGGTGTATAAACACTGCGACATGGAGGACCTTGAAAGCAAGATTGTACGCTATCATACCGGCAAAAGCCTTATAGTAACGGATGGCGTGTTCAGCATGGACGGGGATGTGGCACCGGTGGATAGGATTGTGAAGTTGGCTAAAAAATACAATCTTATGACAATGGTGGATGATGCCCATGCCACAGGAATTTTGGGAGAAAAGGGAAGGGGGACGTCGGAGTACTTTGGCCTTAAAGATGCTGTTGATATAAGCATGGGTACTTTGAGCAAGGCTTTTGGTGTTGAAGGGGGATTTGTTGCAGGAAAGAGAAAGCTTGTTGATTTTTTACGGCACAAGGCCAAAAGCTTTATTTACTCTACTGCTCCGCCGCCTCATAATATGGCTGCGGCGTTAGAAGCTTTGAATATCATAGAAACGGAGCCGCAGGCAAGAAAGGAATTGGCTGAAAAATCCGTGTGGCTAAGAAACAGGCTTATAGAAAAAGGTTTTAACGTGCCCAAAGGGGTGACGCCGATAATACCGCTTATGGTGGGAGATGTAAATACTGCAGTAGAGTTTAGTATGCTGCTTTATAACGAAGGGATATATATTCCTGCCATCAGGCCGCCAACAGTTCCTAAAGGAACGAGCAGGCTTAGAATTTCCATAATGGCTTCCCATTCCTATGAAGACATGGAGTTTGCCCTTAAAAACCTTGTCCGGTTCGGAAGGAAGTTGGGGATAATACCATAA
- the bioC gene encoding malonyl-ACP O-methyltransferase BioC has translation MIDKKILQMHFSRNAKNYDAYAKVQKKMANTLLDMLDLDSKSRLDILDVGCGTGYLTKLLLDRWPDARITAIDIAPGMIEYARDRFNESNVEFACLDIEEAELNQKYDLVISNATFQWFNDLGGTVNKLVQSLKSDGVLAFSTFGHMTFSELHFSYETARRKLKIDEEFPPGQKFCNAKEILKICCETFEGLEGFEFDTVKKESLEYEYFYTVREFLDSVKKIGANNSNKQRKVNTALTKEMIRIYEEMFKVNGLVRATYHCIFITSRKKLAANTRRLVNAVV, from the coding sequence GTGATAGATAAAAAGATTCTTCAAATGCACTTTAGCCGTAATGCTAAAAACTATGACGCATACGCGAAAGTTCAAAAGAAAATGGCAAATACTCTGCTGGATATGCTGGACTTGGATAGTAAGAGCAGATTGGATATTCTGGATGTGGGCTGTGGCACAGGGTATCTTACGAAGCTTTTGCTTGACCGTTGGCCGGATGCCCGAATAACGGCAATAGATATTGCTCCGGGAATGATTGAATATGCACGGGACAGATTTAACGAGAGCAATGTGGAGTTTGCCTGCCTTGATATTGAAGAAGCGGAACTTAACCAAAAATATGACCTTGTTATTTCAAATGCCACTTTTCAATGGTTTAACGACTTAGGAGGCACTGTCAATAAGCTTGTTCAAAGCCTTAAAAGTGACGGAGTACTTGCCTTTTCCACTTTTGGGCATATGACTTTTAGCGAACTTCATTTTTCTTATGAAACTGCCCGCAGAAAACTTAAAATAGACGAAGAATTTCCGCCAGGCCAAAAATTCTGTAACGCAAAAGAGATACTTAAGATTTGCTGTGAGACATTTGAAGGGCTTGAGGGCTTTGAATTTGATACCGTCAAAAAAGAAAGTCTCGAATATGAGTATTTTTACACGGTAAGAGAATTTTTAGATTCCGTGAAAAAAATCGGAGCGAACAACAGTAACAAACAAAGAAAGGTAAACACCGCTCTTACGAAAGAAATGATACGGATTTACGAGGAGATGTTTAAAGTAAATGGATTGGTGAGGGCAACCTATCATTGCATCTTCATAACATCAAGAAAGAAACTTGCGGCAAATACAAGAAGGCTGGTGAACGCAGTTGTATGA
- the bioD gene encoding dethiobiotin synthase, giving the protein MNGTKGIYIIGTDTDVGKTVVCAGLMYLLKSKGYDCCYFKPVSSGGRQTENGFFSYDVSFVKEVSGFNEDDEMINPFRFKTPVSPHLASEAEGFAVDKEIILDRYRKLSEKYRYIVAEGCGGLAVPLSRAGYMQFQLIKEMGLSCILVSRTVLGTINHTLLTLSFAQNAGIPIKGIIFSGFSDRTLERDNIETIRKLSKVPVLGVVPKIDGISVEIINAEDKILGELKSVFEKTINIEELLANV; this is encoded by the coding sequence ATGAATGGTACCAAAGGAATATATATTATCGGCACAGATACAGATGTGGGAAAGACCGTTGTCTGTGCAGGGCTTATGTATTTATTGAAGTCAAAAGGATATGACTGCTGCTATTTTAAGCCCGTATCCAGCGGCGGCAGGCAAACGGAAAACGGCTTTTTCTCTTATGATGTTTCTTTTGTAAAAGAAGTCTCGGGGTTTAATGAAGATGATGAGATGATAAATCCCTTTAGATTTAAAACGCCGGTTTCACCGCATCTGGCATCTGAGGCGGAAGGTTTTGCAGTTGATAAGGAAATCATCCTGGATAGGTACAGAAAGCTTAGTGAAAAGTACCGGTATATCGTGGCTGAAGGATGCGGAGGGCTTGCGGTGCCTTTGTCCAGGGCCGGATATATGCAGTTTCAGCTGATTAAAGAAATGGGGCTTTCTTGCATCCTGGTTTCCCGAACTGTCTTGGGAACGATAAACCACACTTTGCTTACTCTCTCCTTTGCCCAAAATGCCGGTATTCCAATAAAGGGAATAATTTTTAGCGGTTTTTCGGATCGGACTTTAGAGCGGGACAATATAGAGACAATAAGAAAGTTGTCCAAAGTCCCGGTGCTTGGGGTTGTTCCCAAAATAGATGGAATTAGTGTTGAAATCATTAATGCTGAGGACAAGATTTTAGGAGAACTGAAATCCGTTTTCGAAAAAACAATAAATATAGAAGAGTTGTTGGCAAATGTATGA
- a CDS encoding aminotransferase class IV, whose translation MAHFGFETGFTKDNLMSMVMDYIKKYDLKNVILRLTVTYGNKNKGIEPAVFFSTRENTYKKAIYEKGFKLMVSGLVKNADSPVIAHKTGNYLENYMEGQRTLKNGFDDVIF comes from the coding sequence ATGGCGCATTTCGGGTTTGAGACTGGTTTTACAAAAGACAATTTGATGTCCATGGTAATGGATTATATAAAAAAGTATGACTTGAAAAACGTTATATTAAGACTTACTGTCACCTACGGCAATAAGAATAAAGGTATAGAACCTGCCGTCTTTTTTTCAACGAGGGAAAACACGTATAAAAAAGCTATTTATGAAAAAGGCTTTAAACTTATGGTATCCGGGCTTGTGAAAAATGCCGATTCCCCTGTCATAGCCCATAAAACGGGAAACTATCTTGAGAATTATATGGAAGGCCAAAGAACGTTAAAGAATGGGTTTGATGATGTGATTTTTTAA
- a CDS encoding alpha/beta fold hydrolase, producing the protein MEKQKLVMMPGWSMDSSVWKPVVAALSEYFQLIFCEWHGITGMEGYTERVCKLIEKEKDKLCLLGWSLGSLLAIDAAGKYKDRVEKLVLVGGTARFTRDKETGYFCGWHKSAVKKMKEAIKVHREKTMDSFYSSLFSSKEQESKEYVALFKVDIDTNTASFKELEAGLDFLLAADMRMQLESIKADTLIIHGEMDSICPKEAALYMAQRMKNKAQVFIMEGIGHVPFYSLPEEFTRLILEFMKQGDKSDR; encoded by the coding sequence TTGGAAAAACAAAAGCTTGTCATGATGCCCGGATGGAGTATGGATTCTTCCGTATGGAAGCCCGTCGTTGCGGCTTTAAGTGAGTATTTTCAGCTTATTTTTTGTGAATGGCATGGCATAACCGGCATGGAAGGCTATACTGAAAGGGTATGTAAGTTAATTGAGAAGGAGAAAGATAAATTATGTCTTCTGGGATGGTCTTTGGGAAGTTTGCTTGCGATTGACGCTGCCGGCAAATACAAAGACAGGGTTGAAAAACTTGTCTTGGTAGGCGGTACGGCGCGATTTACAAGGGATAAAGAGACCGGGTACTTTTGCGGCTGGCATAAAAGTGCGGTTAAGAAGATGAAAGAGGCAATAAAAGTTCACAGGGAAAAAACAATGGATTCTTTTTATTCTTCCCTGTTTTCTTCGAAGGAGCAGGAAAGCAAGGAATATGTGGCATTGTTCAAAGTCGATATCGATACAAATACAGCTTCATTTAAGGAGCTTGAGGCCGGGCTTGACTTCCTTTTGGCTGCTGATATGAGGATGCAGCTGGAAAGCATAAAGGCGGATACGCTTATCATTCATGGTGAAATGGACAGCATATGTCCCAAAGAAGCGGCTTTGTATATGGCACAAAGGATGAAAAACAAAGCACAAGTCTTTATCATGGAAGGCATAGGTCACGTCCCTTTTTATTCTCTACCGGAGGAATTTACAAGATTGATTTTGGAATTTATGAAGCAAGGTGATAAAAGTGATAGATAA
- a CDS encoding nucleotidyltransferase domain-containing protein, whose amino-acid sequence MGIQDIKDRLNTDKYEFLRTDPRLGENILILTTAGSIAYGTNVDTSDIDIRGVTIETKQDLLGLSSFEQFEDRITDTVIYGLKKFISLCLDSNPNVLEILGTKDEHLLVITKEGQLLRDNADLFLSKKAIHSFGNYATAQLRRLKNALARDSYPQAEKEQHILESILGQMEHLKRTYKSFTNEEINLYIDQSDKPEMETEIFIDINLKHYPLRDLKNIYSDMSNVVKNYSKLNHRNNKKDEPHLNKHAMHLIRLLITGTEVLEGKGINTYREKEREFLLDIRKGKYSYNELFEMVDEYERRFRLAAENTSLPDKPDYKRVEELMLEIYSNIWGFGR is encoded by the coding sequence ATGGGTATACAAGACATAAAAGACAGGTTAAATACCGATAAATATGAATTTCTAAGAACAGACCCCCGCCTCGGAGAAAACATATTAATTCTTACAACAGCCGGGTCCATTGCCTATGGAACAAATGTTGATACCAGCGATATCGATATCAGAGGCGTCACAATAGAAACAAAACAAGACCTTTTAGGATTGTCAAGCTTTGAACAGTTCGAAGACAGAATAACAGACACCGTGATTTACGGGCTCAAAAAGTTTATTAGTTTGTGTCTGGATAGCAACCCAAATGTCCTCGAAATTTTAGGCACAAAAGATGAGCATCTTCTTGTCATAACAAAGGAAGGACAGCTTTTAAGGGATAATGCTGATTTATTCTTGTCCAAAAAGGCAATACACAGTTTCGGAAATTATGCAACAGCCCAGCTAAGAAGGCTTAAAAATGCTCTTGCAAGAGACAGCTACCCTCAAGCAGAAAAGGAGCAGCATATTCTTGAGAGTATTTTAGGCCAAATGGAGCACTTAAAAAGAACTTACAAAAGTTTTACAAATGAAGAAATTAACCTTTATATTGATCAATCAGACAAACCTGAAATGGAAACTGAAATATTTATTGATATAAACCTTAAGCACTACCCCCTAAGAGACCTTAAAAATATCTATTCAGATATGAGCAACGTTGTGAAAAATTACTCCAAACTAAATCACAGGAACAACAAAAAAGATGAACCTCACCTTAACAAACATGCCATGCACTTAATACGGCTGTTGATTACAGGAACGGAAGTCCTCGAAGGTAAAGGAATTAACACTTATAGAGAAAAAGAACGGGAGTTTTTGCTTGACATACGTAAAGGAAAATACTCTTACAACGAGTTGTTTGAAATGGTTGATGAGTATGAACGCAGATTCAGATTGGCAGCAGAAAACACTTCTCTTCCCGATAAACCCGATTATAAGCGTGTAGAAGAATTGATGCTTGAGATCTATTCTAATATATGGGGTTTTGGGCGGTGA
- the bioB gene encoding biotin synthase BioB has protein sequence MDFLTLMENKLDEGRMITFEEAVELAKGKIEDEKLFLLADKLCKKNMGRRVDLCSIINAKSGGCSENCKFCAQSGHYDTGVKIYPLLDVDDVLKAAKENEKEGVHRFSLVTSGKSVSDEEFEKILGIYSVLRKETNLKLCASLGSLSYERAVRLKEAGVSMYHHNIETCREYYPKICDTHTYDDRINTVKNAAKAGLEICCGGIIGMGESMEQRIKMAFEIRELGVKSVPINVLNPIKGTPFENVRSLSPDEILRTIALFRLIMPYAHIRYAGGRMCLGEHQSKGFKAGVSAMLVGNYLTTVGNKISDDLEMIQRMGLEI, from the coding sequence ATGGATTTTTTAACGCTGATGGAAAATAAATTGGACGAAGGCCGGATGATTACCTTTGAAGAGGCAGTAGAGCTTGCAAAAGGGAAAATTGAGGATGAAAAACTGTTTTTACTGGCAGATAAGCTTTGCAAAAAGAATATGGGCCGAAGAGTGGACCTTTGCTCGATAATTAACGCGAAATCGGGAGGATGTTCGGAGAACTGCAAGTTCTGTGCCCAGTCGGGGCATTACGATACAGGAGTTAAAATTTACCCTTTGCTTGACGTTGACGATGTGTTAAAAGCGGCAAAGGAAAATGAAAAGGAAGGTGTGCACCGATTTTCGCTTGTAACCAGCGGGAAAAGCGTTTCAGATGAGGAATTTGAAAAGATTCTTGGAATATATTCGGTATTAAGAAAAGAGACAAATTTAAAGCTTTGTGCTTCATTGGGAAGTCTAAGTTATGAGCGGGCGGTAAGGCTTAAAGAAGCGGGGGTATCCATGTACCACCATAATATTGAAACTTGCAGGGAGTATTACCCTAAAATTTGTGATACCCATACATATGACGACAGAATAAACACCGTAAAGAATGCGGCAAAGGCAGGTCTGGAAATTTGCTGCGGCGGAATAATCGGCATGGGGGAGAGCATGGAACAAAGAATCAAGATGGCGTTTGAAATAAGGGAGCTTGGCGTAAAATCGGTTCCAATCAATGTATTAAACCCCATAAAGGGTACACCTTTCGAGAATGTCAGAAGTCTTTCTCCCGATGAGATACTCAGAACTATAGCCCTTTTCAGATTGATAATGCCCTATGCCCACATTAGATATGCCGGAGGGAGGATGTGTTTGGGAGAACATCAGTCCAAAGGCTTTAAAGCCGGCGTCAGCGCAATGCTGGTGGGAAACTATCTTACAACGGTGGGCAATAAAATTTCGGACGACCTTGAAATGATTCAAAGAATGGGGCTTGAAATATGA
- the bioA gene encoding adenosylmethionine--8-amino-7-oxononanoate transaminase has protein sequence MYDLQRKDLEYIWHPCSQMKDYEDFPPIVIERGEGPYIFDVLGNRYIDAVSSWWVNLFGHCNKRINDAVKRQLDSLEHVIFANFSHRPAIELAGKIVEITPQGLNKVFFADNGSSAVEIALKLSFQYHLQTGSCEKKKFVALSDAYHGETLGALAVGGLDLYSKIYKPLMMSTIKVPGPDCYRCKYGKERTCCEAECFCEMEKILEEKHREICGVIIEPMVQAAAGMKIYSAKYLIKLREACSYYNIHLIADEIAVGFGRTGKMFACEHGGISPDIMCLSKGLTAGYMPLSLVVTTQKIYDAFYSDYIELKAFLHSHSYTGNPLACAAALESLKIFEDDDVLNKNREKSGLFRKLAESLAHSHPYVGEFRQIGMIAALELVENKAQKKEFDWKKRVGYNIYKLALKKGLLLRPLGNVLYFMPPYVVGQKDIEDIVSGAFYAINEYFGLDFKYKRMFP, from the coding sequence TTGTATGACTTGCAAAGAAAAGACTTGGAATATATTTGGCATCCCTGCTCTCAGATGAAGGATTATGAAGATTTTCCTCCGATTGTTATTGAGAGGGGAGAGGGGCCGTACATCTTTGATGTTCTGGGCAATCGGTATATTGATGCGGTATCTTCCTGGTGGGTCAATCTTTTCGGACACTGCAACAAAAGAATCAATGATGCAGTCAAAAGGCAGCTTGACAGCCTTGAACATGTGATATTTGCAAATTTTTCCCACAGGCCTGCCATTGAGTTGGCCGGGAAAATCGTTGAAATTACCCCGCAAGGGCTAAACAAGGTGTTTTTTGCCGATAATGGTTCTTCGGCCGTTGAAATTGCACTAAAGCTTAGTTTTCAATATCACTTGCAAACCGGAAGCTGTGAAAAGAAAAAATTTGTTGCCCTGTCCGATGCCTATCACGGGGAAACGCTTGGAGCTTTGGCAGTAGGTGGGCTGGACCTGTACAGTAAAATCTACAAGCCTTTGATGATGAGCACGATAAAAGTGCCAGGACCTGACTGTTACCGATGCAAATATGGAAAGGAGCGCACCTGTTGTGAAGCTGAATGTTTTTGTGAAATGGAAAAGATATTGGAAGAAAAACACAGGGAAATTTGCGGAGTAATAATTGAGCCGATGGTTCAAGCGGCGGCAGGAATGAAAATATATTCTGCAAAGTATCTTATTAAGCTTAGGGAGGCGTGCTCTTATTACAACATCCACTTGATTGCCGATGAAATCGCAGTGGGATTTGGAAGAACGGGAAAAATGTTTGCCTGTGAGCACGGCGGTATAAGTCCCGATATCATGTGCCTGTCGAAAGGGCTTACCGCAGGCTATATGCCTCTTTCGCTGGTTGTTACCACTCAGAAGATTTACGATGCTTTTTACAGCGATTATATTGAGCTTAAGGCGTTTCTGCACAGCCACAGCTATACCGGAAATCCCCTGGCTTGTGCCGCAGCCTTGGAATCGCTGAAAATATTTGAGGATGACGATGTTTTAAACAAGAACAGGGAAAAATCCGGGTTGTTCAGAAAGCTGGCAGAATCCCTTGCCCATAGCCATCCCTATGTGGGCGAATTTCGGCAGATAGGTATGATTGCCGCACTGGAGTTGGTTGAAAACAAGGCCCAGAAGAAAGAGTTTGATTGGAAAAAACGTGTGGGATACAATATTTATAAGCTGGCCTTAAAAAAAGGTTTGCTGCTTCGGCCTTTGGGGAATGTTTTATATTTTATGCCGCCGTATGTTGTTGGGCAAAAAGACATTGAGGACATTGTAAGCGGAGCTTTTTATGCGATAAATGAGTATTTTGGGCTTGATTTTAAGTATAAAAGGATGTTCCCATAA